CCGGAGATGAAAATgatgtttcaattttaaacgaAACTATCCCCGCGTGGGTTATGAATGTTATCGTTGAAAAAAGTATACCTAAAGCCCTTAAGATATCGTTTTATCTTGTGCCACTATCAAACACATGCATTAGGCCTGTAAAAAAGTATGttcagatataatatttttaattttcttcattaataaccttttataaaaaaaaattatagtggtACTCTTCGACCAAGTCGAGATCGCTTAGTGGCAAATGACTTTATTCAAGTCCAAAAAATAGCTGAGTATATCCATGAAAAGTTGTCTGAAAATGATGGAAGTGGTCCATATAACAAAACATCAGACTGCATAAGCAATCATCTACAAGGAAATACACCTGAGAAAAATTTTGAACTAAGTTGTAATGATCAAATACTTTCTCCTACAATGGATTTAAGGACTTTGAAACATTTCATTTGGAAATCTTCAGCTGATTTAACAATATACTTCAAGGCCaaacattaaaaagtaatattttcttcatgatttatttatttatttattttaagttattatctTCTTATTCTTTAATtacttttctattataataaaattcaaccaatttttataaatttattgatagaTTTTCCATTAtctgcaaataaaaaaaatgtatattatattatgatgatattattgttataagttataaaatgtattaacataaaaattaaaaagtattaatgttaaaTTCATATCACACtcagaaaataaatgtaattttaattaacctGTATATATTACCTtacgtatattaaattatattattatgtaaaaaatattggcatcaaatcaaattgaatttgattatattattattttcctaagacttataaaaatgtttgaaaaaagacttatttttgttttttataatcatctcttgttttagatattatattataatattggtaacaTTATGAAcacatacaaaattatacaaatcgtataaataaatttacctaatgtacctaattacatattaaatattataaaaatacctagtcaaaattgaaaatagtaacTGTTTTAACAAACCGAATtggaaaatatcaaatgtttaaattatgtttattaggtacatttttatttcatacaatttatttgtaatatgatTTGTGTTCtaaattttataggtaatcagaactatattaaaaccaatatatatatattactgtgtatttaaaaaatgttagttgataaaataatattaataattgtatgtaactattttctaaaattaattgttcaGCTTAAACATAATCAGTCAActatgaatacaattataataggaTATCTTTATATGATTGAATTGGTACaaagttatttcaattttttggcACATTTTGGACCAACAATTCAAATTGTGTGAGAACATTTGTCTAGAAATATGTCTAGTTTACGATTAATTTATAACAGCTGATatggttattaaaattatggtatTAACTGGTAATTGGTGATTCTATGCGTTATAGGTATTAACTAgtgttcataaatatatattatgtgattttgtCCATTATGAGgtcaaatatattaacaaataattgagTATATTTTCCAGAacttatattgtgttattgtgtgtgtacataataaaatgtcataatcTCCACCTTAGAATCACATATCTATACAGTGAATTAGAAGaagaggtatatatatattctatagatacacaaactatttttgttttaattatgtttaatgcaATATCATGGTTTCCAATTTAtaagtttgttattttaaatgttttgtgtttaattaacatatattttatttattatacgaaaaTGAGTATTTTGTTGTACATCATGACTGAAAatcttcattatttaaatagtatcgtttaactatattattgtttacttatttgtatacctacctattgatgaatgctaataaatataatatttaagaattaagattaaaatagtatgtacatttaattttgtcaaacatacatagtatttattatttagttttattgttgtataaaaacctatataataattaatagtaaacataaggtattttaaatcatattatctaCACATACACTTCATGTTGAAGGGAGAAACACAATAAgtgttaataaaatttataactatacaataataaaggttttttttttaatatttcacataaatcaagtattttactaaaaaatttttttattgaacttttaagcccggcaactatgatCATTACctgtttttgttgttttgttggcggttggaacggttggttgaaacacgtttTTTGGTTTTGAGGAATTTCAAGTTGGTCACCTGTAGGCTGTAGGTGTTTGCCATGCCCGGTTGAGGCATGGTGGCCTCACTCTCTAGACAGTTGCCTCCCTAGAGAGAGGAGCCGTCCGAGATCGAGGTTAGAACCGTCGACGGTTCACGTCAGGACGGACGCCGTAGTCTATACTCAGCCACTCCGTCCTcctttttaataaatacctgaatatttattaacctatattGCAAGATTTTCTTTAgatctttttaataataattatagataactatgtatacaaatgtatacatttgtacTATCCAAAAACCTTAAAGAAAAACCAATTCAAGGTTTCTAATTAGTTTATACTgaaactaaaaaatctaaaaatatgtttacaaaacttttttaaacacatttgaagttaaaatgtagaCGAAATTAGATATCTAAACTAAGAATatagattttgattattttgttgcgaaatgtaattttaaaaaaaggtggtcaAGTGAATACATCTCTACTATTCACTAGATGTCGAGttagatgtgttaaatttatcattgtttACAAAATTACGAAAACGATTCTAGgacatattaagttatattaatattactaatattgttaCGATGCCTAGTGTTCAAGTCAGCTTTCAAAAAATTCACCCCAAGGGTTCCTCAAGTCAAAGCTCTGTTCTATTCAAAGATCATTATTTACCCAAAACCGAATTATATGCAGATATTGAGATATATGTTATAAACCTAgccttatacctattatacgacAGTCGTATTATcacagactatattatattatagtctgtgGTATTATGTTGAACACTgcagtaatgtacctattttgcctatacaCTACGCccggcaacataatattatgtttatgcaaaaaatgtataataattatttataatatgtatataaaaataatacataggtgGTTCTAAAACTTATTGCTTCAGGCGCAActaatttaatgtaaacatatcattaattaaaattagattatataCAGTGTGTCCCGTTTTAAATGTACCACTAAATATCTCAGCCCGATAATCTTAGATTGAAATACGGTTTGCTGCAATAGCTAAGGGGTACTGAAGTACACATTTAaggacaaattttaaatttttaactcttgtagtatgcgcatgcgcaatacaaattttttttttaaattgcaaccCCTATTTTTGTCACCGGATATGGATAGATTAATTTATTCTAAGTAATTTTGATCCGTTGACCATAGTTCTAAACCTAAAATTGAATGAGTTACAGCTTttggacattttaaaatcattaaatgttttcgattttactaaaaacatcacacatacattttttttttaggtaattttgtattaaattatttaaatgcatttcattttagttcaaaaatgatttacttTTGTATCAAATTCAAGCGTGTAATGTTTTAGgtaaaatcgaaaacatttaattattttaaaatttccaaaagcTGTAACTCATTCAATTTTAGGTTTAGAACTATGGTCAACGGATCAAAATtacttagaataaaataatctatccaTATCCGGTGACAAAAATAGgtgttgcaatttaaaaaaaaaaaatttgtattgcgcatgcgcatactacaagagttaaaaatttgaaatttgtccTTAAATGTGTACTTCAGTACCCCTTAGCTATTGCAGCAAACCGTATTTCAATCTAAGATTATCGGGCTGAGATATTTAGTGGTGCATTTAAAACGGGACACACTGTATAACGATAAGaaattagtaggtaatattcAGATAACTGAATCCGACTAATATGCGAGATACTCAGGGGCGTCCATAGACAGTTTTTAAGGGGAGGGGGGATGAtcctattttttaaatcaataagtaGTAACTCTAGgcgtatttttcaaaagtattcgGGAACTACTAAGTCAATTTTACTGACTAAGGTTTTTAAGATTGTaaggtttttagttttttctactCATaccagtaaattaaatttttgattgaataaaagaaatttgtatacactatacattttgaattgttaTGTGGGGCTCACATAACAATCTCAtatgacgattttcttattttattgtaatcaaaaaaaAGGAATgactagatattttaaaatttcactgaatgttaatattttcattttctatacaccattaaattttgaaaatattttgaatctttttgagctgtttacggacattctcagtctacaattttttagtttttttttctataaatatcaataaaattgtactttttgggtaaaaaagcgtgacaatttaatgcaaggctcctgatatattgttacaatagcagttgaaaaataataaatatacataggcacaattttttttaataaacatttgaagttcaaattttgacaaaatttatcaaatttaaaattgaataattattttgtagttaaatatttataaaatgttcatcttttatatcttaggattgaaaatttaaaacaagattccacgtaaataattaattctgttaccaaaaaatctaaaaaatacataagcacagtttatttttatactcattttaagttcaaatttggacgaaattacatattaaaaaacctagaatacctattttaattattttgttgtgattgtataatattattcgtgggtatttgaaacttctaaagtatactattatatatctatgatagtatcacggtttgttgttgatgtttaacgcgttataagtacctaccaaatGGATGTTGTGAAATGATTAatctggaatttattataggtcaatttttttttttaataccatacacataagtatataataggtatatcttatacctagatttagtctccgctcagaatcgtttttcttatacaatgatattctatcattgattgcaaatttaatacaatccattacagtaacccatttgtaacctactatatagcagagcgacatccacttgcccacctttttattgtttttttttttattatttttttattgttatttattattatttatttatttattgttatatattatttatgggtcAAAGATGAAAATTCAAATAGCAAAGCTCCAAAACAGAGTACTGTTGGCAGTGAAATTGAAGAATTGTTGAATCCCCTAAAACTGTTAGGTTTACAACAACTATATAAGTACAGATTTATTTGGAGTGAACTGTCACGCAGCAAACTAGTAATATCTTAGTATCGATGTCTTGGAATCAAAGAATTTGCTGACTTACATAACTGTATGGAATTGTCATCAAGTTCTGAagcatatattaaaaaacatttttttgaagtggttaaattattttagtataatatttaagtatacagtTTTAGGCGGGTAAAAGTGGTCTATATAGTCTTAATTTTATCCACTAAAAGCGCTATAGTATGTAATAACGCTGGTTATCAATGTTAACCGCGATTAACAGTTGTTAACCTGTGTTGGTGAAATCGgccctattacttattagtccgTGGTACAGACCCGATAGTGATTCCATGAAGttatattccatattattaatttttttaaattttttaggtaGTGTATGAATTTCATGTTATGGCGGTGAGTTGAACAAATCTACCAACAATATTGTCCaactaattatgttttatttttaattcaaattcatatattacatatttatttattttagaaaatacttactataaagtaattttaattgaaagtattttataatatgtgttttttaaaacgtaaaatgtacataggtaatattttttcttcatgcacactaaataatatggactctgaatataataattgcatcTAAACTGAAGAATATTCTTACCACCACGGTTTTAGATGCTAACCGTACTTATTACCTAGAATCGTTTTTAGAATCCAACAGTGTttgatatcaaatttaatattataactatacattgCAGTGTAcccctacaattttttttaaggggaAAATACGGGACGCTTTATATGACAAtatcattctgcatttttatcaaaatgtgtgGGATACCATCATAATTTGTCTTACGGATTATTTCATAACCGCGGatctataaattagttaatgttACCTAATTATTgctaaactattaattaattaaatttattattcttttgaacttattatttataacaactataatattatatattatataattatctaccTACAGTAATTACCTATGTCTTATATTATCTCAcatctttttatttaaaattgattatttataaatattttttatatgatttaaagaGATGTATTCGGGAGTGTGGGCTTAGCCCCAAGACTTTCTAATGTGTAACAATTAATGGGgacactatttttttaaaaataaacagaatCTCCCTACTTTAAATTTTCCAAGTAAAACACTGGTTTGcaccttttttaataaacttttgtGTACTTAAGATTATTTAATGATGTGGGTATATTAGTATCTACGATTTATTTATAAGCCATAAAATGAGTTTTAAGGGattgtataaaaacaaacaattaagttatggttttcatttttgtgaacaaattattttggccCTTCTAGCTGTTTACCCAGTTACAACATTGAGCTTGGGTATGTTATATCATGAATAGTGTTTTAAttagtgtttttaatattcaataaattgtatactccTTTTCAAAAAAGAATATGTCTGGTGGCGCACATTCCCCaccaatttaccattattaGCGTGATCACGTTGTTCTCGACACACCAAACGAATCATTCGACAATCGCGAAAGCGGTATATTATCCTTTGAAAAGGAGTATAGTTCGGGACAAGGTGACCAGCCTGGTTACACCTGGACTAGCTTCTAATATCAATAATGtgttacgaaaaatattttaatttaaaaaagcaatcatattttacaatgctGAGCACATTGGTTATACTGACAGCCAAATGCACGCACAAGCCCACAACTCGTAGATATTAGTTAATATCTGAACACTTTTTGTAGCCCATACTATTTTAAGAACCTAATTATGTATATGatttataagattattaatCAATAGACAATTATCTTatagtatactaatattttttttaggaattatCAGAAGAAGATGTAATTACAGGACCTTCAGAATTAGATAGAACATTTGTTTTTGAAGATGAAGGACATACACTGGGTTCTCTATTAACGTATGTTTTAGAAAGTTTTCCTGAAACAGATTTTTGTGCTTATTCCATAAGGCATCCgtcagaaaataaaatttatttacggttaaaagtaaaaaatggcCATTCCGTAGAAGATATTTTCAAACGCGGTTTTCAAGAGCTCAATCAAATCTTAAATCacgttaaaaaaacatttaatgtatgtaatatgttcaATTACTATGTAGTAGCAttctatactaataatattttttttttatgtat
This is a stretch of genomic DNA from Acyrthosiphon pisum isolate AL4f chromosome A3, pea_aphid_22Mar2018_4r6ur, whole genome shotgun sequence. It encodes these proteins:
- the LOC100163402 gene encoding DNA-directed RNA polymerase I 16 kDa polypeptide-like; amino-acid sequence: MAELSEEDVITGPSELDRTFVFEDEGHTLGSLLTYVLESFPETDFCAYSIRHPSENKIYLRLKVKNGHSVEDIFKRGFQELNQILNHVKKTFNKAISAYEETKATE